The Synechococcus sp. UW179A DNA window TCTTAGCACAATACCGTTTTACCTCATTACAAAACACATATTCTACTAGATCTATTATAGCGCTTATTCTTCAAAGGAACATGCAAGTCAAATCGGACAAGGAAAACCGTAAGTGAGGGATGATTTTGATTGAAATAGAATAATAGCTTGATTAAATGATATGGATAAGGGTATTGTTCTTGATTTCATACTTTTTATTTGAATATTTCATGGCAGAAGCGTGATGCGCGATTGTTACGGTTGCAAGATCGTCCCTATGCGAAAATAAGTTGGAAAGTATTGAAGCTTCACTAAAACTATCCAAAGCAGAAGTTGCCTCATCAAGGATTAATAAATCAGGTAACATACATAAGGATCGTGCTATGGCAACTCGTTGTTTCTGGCCACCACTAAGTTTATTGCCAAATTCTCCAACAGACATATCTACACTAAGAGAATCTGATGAACAAATTGTGTAAATACTGCACATATCTAATATAAATTCTAAATAATCAGACGTCAAATCTGGAGATTTGAAAACAAGTATATTCTCAATCAGTGAAGAGTCAAATATAAAAGGTGATTGCGCCACGAGAGCAATAGTAGGACTACAACGCAATTGGTTCGATTTTGGTAGAGAAAAAAGAGTGCGCTGACCCGTAGAAAGAGGAAGTAATCCTAATATTAAGTCTATGAATGTGGTCTTACCAGAACCGGATGCACCAGATAATGAAACATGCTCGCCCTGGCAAATAGAAAAATCAAAGGTGTCAATAAGATTATGACTAGAATCATTGTAAGAAAAAGAAGCATTTGTAAATGACATAATCAAATTCTTACCACCAGAATTTAAGGCTGTACTGACACTTTCAGTGTATTCATAAGTGAAACATTCAGAACTTGATCGATGAAAAAGATGTAAAACTGATACTGCAGACTGACGCAACGACTTTAAGTTTAAATAGGCCATATACACATTTTGAAATAAAGAAAAGAGTTTCAAAGCTGCAAAATATAATATTGCTAATCCAGGGAGAATTTGAGGGGAAAAAACAACTGCAATCGATGTTCTTATGATTACATAAGCATAAACAGCATATTCAATATAAAACCTAGGTAAACTAA harbors:
- a CDS encoding ABC transporter ATP-binding protein; translation: MTVSTNSYRLILDLFSILPKKIKQKIGFLSILSSFIGFFDFLLLFLLYRAINTLSKNQSVTSEYLSATLSLIIFSIALSLILKTFTTSFQAKIVANIGNYLSIELLRKILNLQYIDFKKLQTSVLRSTLITKLFDTVDIFYFCMQAVSASLIAVLLFIYVLYIQFFEALFLFSFLFCSYLMMSRYISKRINKLSLDVRIGLDKHSIAIQEMLGSFREIKYANADNYFLEHFQPLDYDLRINKTKSLFFISLPRFYIEYAVYAYVIIRTSIAVVFSPQILPGLAILYFAALKLFSLFQNVYMAYLNLKSLRQSAVSVLHLFHRSSSECFTYEYTESVSTALNSGGKNLIMSFTNASFSYNDSSHNLIDTFDFSICQGEHVSLSGASGSGKTTFIDLILGLLPLSTGQRTLFSLPKSNQLRCSPTIALVAQSPFIFDSSLIENILVFKSPDLTSDYLEFILDMCSIYTICSSDSLSVDMSVGEFGNKLSGGQKQRVAIARSLCMLPDLLILDEATSALDSFSEASILSNLFSHRDDLATVTIAHHASAMKYSNKKYEIKNNTLIHII